The following are from one region of the Lynx canadensis isolate LIC74 chromosome D4, mLynCan4.pri.v2, whole genome shotgun sequence genome:
- the LOC115508135 gene encoding major allergen Can f 1-like: protein MKALLLAIGLGLITVLQAQDPPASGEDTMAMSGKWYLKAMITDRETSWKKPELVTPMTLTVLEGGNLKAETTLLINGQCKEVELILEKTSEPNKYMAYGGKRVVYIEPTEVKDHYILYCEGEIQGEQARMAKLVGRDRESNEEALENFREFLRAKGFNQEIFSPKQSDTCPPGTDQEPEA from the exons ATGAAGGCCCTGCTCCTGGCCATCGGCCTCGGCCTCATCACCGTCCTCCAGGCCCAGGATCCCCCGGCCTCGGGCGAGGACACGATGGCC ATGTCAGGAAAATGGTACCTGAAGGCCATGATCACAGACCGAGAGACATCCTGGAAGAAGCCGGAGTTGGTGACTCCCATGACCCTCACGGTTCTGGAGGGGGGCAACCTGAAAGCCGAGACCACCTTGCT GATAAATGGTCAGTGCAAGGAGGTGGAACTGATCCTGGAGAAAACCTCTGAGCCCAACAAATACATGGCCT ACGGGGGCAAGCGTGTCGTGTACATCGAGCCGACAGAGGTGAAGGACCACTACATTCTCTACTGTGAGGGCGAGATCCAGGGGGAGCAGGCCCGAATGGCAAAGCTTGTGG GAAGAGACCGCGAGAGCAACGAGGAGGCCTTGGAGAATTTTCGGGAGTTCTTAAGAGCCAAAGGATTCAACCAGGAGATCTTCTCCCCCAAACAAAGCG ACACCTGCCCTCCCGGGACAGATCAGG AGCCGGAGGCGTGA